ATTGTAGTTTTGGTTGTCAGtatctccattttttattgatttttggtCCTCATTTTTCAGCGAGGTTTTCAACAATGCTCCATTCTTTATTCCAGCAGATGTGAGGTAATTGACATTTTTATGTGTATATATCAATAGGTTTTCTTCTAGAAAAGGATGCTTTTGAATCTTTTCCACCATTGAGGCCCAAATGGAAAGGCTTCTTTGCTTATTGCTGATTAAAGCTCAACTCTCATCCTTTCCAGCAACAATTTTGATACTGACCATGGAATATTtggatttattaatatttcatcgattgatgaaaatatattaaacaaagaagaaagaacaccAGAGGATTAACAAGGGCTGGGAAACATGATCCAACAATGAAAAACTGCACCCCAAAAGGAGCCAAAGGGGACCTCACCTAATGGCCCAGGAAATGGCTCCCGTCTAAGAGAATGGAAACTTAACGAATAATTACAGAAGTTTTCGGACACATGATGTCCAAAACAAGACATTAAAAGGACCAAACCTCGTCCCTTGATCTCTCCATGCCCTTAAAGAATCTAATCCATAATGTTAACACCGGGCGTGAGACCTGTCACACAGAGTTTGAccttatttcaaaaatatgatTGTTGCATAAAATCAATCGAAGTTAAAAAGTTAAGTGTTCTTATTTACTTTCTACCAATCTTTTTGTTTCGCTCTCCCTTTATCCATCCCTATAATCATCTGTCCGTCCGTCAATCTCTCTACAGGAAAGGTGATAGCTACAAAGAGATTAGTGTTCCAGCTGGAAAGACTTATGaggtttattttttcttcagcattttccttttattctcacatttttcttattttccgATTCCATCAGTATTGGATTCTTTTCCCTGAGAAAAATAggtaataatttattaattgtcGTTTAAAGCATTCCAGAAGTCAAGGGTTCCGTAGAAGAAtgtattttaagtttatgagTTTTGTTCATTTGGGTTTCTGATATTAATTTATCACTATTCTTATCTTTTACTCTCTGTTTGATGTTGGTGATATTCTGTCCTAGTCCAGATGTTAAGAAGTTTGTAATGACATCACgttttttaaagttaagtAGAGAAACTCACTGGTTAATAAACTTCATATTGGATACACAGAAATGGAtgcatatttatttagttagcATTGAACTTGatttgctttttatttttaattgatctTTAGGTTGGTTGTTGAGAAAAGAATGCTAAATTATTAGCAGTGTAGTTTCATTACACAATTTAATCACCCAGCTCGCAgtaatttgtaaaaatattatacCAAATTCTGTTGGatgctttatatatatatatatatatatatatattttgtattttttggcTTGGAACctgttttatatattttcatctgagtgattttattatttttcctgtCATTTGctttgatgatattttttgttcaaggcataaaatatattaaatatggaTTAATTTTATAGGTTTCATTAACTGTGGAATCTATCAATTCATATATTGCCTGGGATTTCTCGTTGGTTCAAGGCAAGATGAATATGGTACAACTTCTAATTCCCAAACCATCTTTTGACTTGATTGCATCTTTTCTTTGTCGCATAGTTAATGCTCTCTAGGCATCTCATTTTATCCTGAGGATATATTTGTTAAGCCTTATTTATGTTGTTGCAgagttatttttgttttcctctagtttaaaatttaagtgaaaattttattctctTCATAAATTCATTCTAGCATTCATCTAATTATTATGTTCTTGGCAAGTTTCGCATTGCTAATGAAGCTATTGAAAATTACAAAGTGCTTGATTTGGATGGATTATTGTTaagattgatttttgaaaGGTTTACTGTCATATGGATTGGGTCTTCTAGATAAGGTTATCTGAAAGAAAAGCTTGGGTTATTAGTGGAGCACTTGGATGAGGAATGAATCTTTAATTAACTTGTTAGTACTGAGAGTATCAATTAGGTGATCCTtcatctcttttccttttcaattttcatcatGGTTTGTCTTTATTGAGGAATACATTTAAATCAAAGTCCTCAACAATAATCAATCCATCGTATCTAAGGTTCTATAAATTGCAAATGCTAttggattttcttttgcaaCTATTCATTAAATTAACTCCCCAAAGTTCTCTTGGATTGGAGCCCTTCCCTAGCTCATTAGGCCTAGTCCTTGTTTGGCTCTTTTTGAGCTGTTACTTTTGTAgatccgtttttttttttttggcaagtGTTGGTGTAAGatccccacatcgattggagaaggggacaagtgccagcgaagacactgggtctcaaaggggagtggattgtgagatccaactcAGTTgtagaagggaacgaagcattctttgtaagtgTGGGAATCTCTCCGTAGCCGACGCATTTtagaaaatcttgagggaaagcctaaaaggaaaagtccaaaaagaacaacatctgctagaggtgggcttgggcttgggcttgggcttgggcttgggctgttacagttgGCCTTcgtatattcttttatttcttttcctcaATGAAAGCTTTGTTTGTAATATTGATGtatagatatatagatatttaTATGCTCGCTTTTCCCTTTGGCCATTTTGTGCTTATGAACAATTAAGAATATAACAAAACAACGACGAGTTTGTGGAAAGCTTATACATTGTATAAATGTATGTGTTTTTAGTTCAGATCCACCAGATTTATGTTCTTTAATGTGGCTGGTTTACGCCATCATATAGTCATTTTGGTTGAACGATCATATGATCATACGTTCTTATTGAAATGGAGTTGCACTTTATGCTTGCTCAGGACATTGGATTCAGTGTGGAGTGTGAAAGCCCTGGTGGGGGAAAGACTGTAAGTTGATTTTCTTCCTAGTTcctactttttcatttttctgattatttaatttgatcatCTTTGGTTCTGCTTTTCATGGGTTTCGTACTGTTTTTCTTGCAGTTGATATTGCCACACAAACGTTACGAGTCTGATCAGGTGAGTTTTATGTTAACATGCTGTTGATGTGAGGTCGAGAATTGAACATATTCGAGCAATGCTCGAATTGACAATAGGCTACGTGCGCTTGATTTTATCAAGCGTCGAAATTACTAACATAAATTGGTGGGAAATGTCATTAGGGAAACTTCTGCACTTGCATTGCTGGGGACTACAAGCTGATTTGGGACAATACATATTCAACCTTTTTTAAGAAGGTAACATCTCTTTCCTCGAGTTGCCTTGACGCTTCTTTTAATCGAACGACTTTGAAAGGATTAACAGTTGATTTCTCACCGTGCTAGGTTGTGCGCTATAAGGTTGACTGCATACCTCCTGTGGTAGAGCCATTGCAAACTGCTGCAGAAGAAGATTAAGTGTCTCGAGCAGTTACTTCACTCCATTGTAGACAACGTTTTTTAGATTGTAACATACATTCATTGTTTTTATAGTATCTTCGTCTCGAagtttgtgtttgtttgttcgcCCGTGGACTAAATCTTGTAAACAATGCAACCAACCAGTGAAAGGAATTGCTGTAATTAAGGAAATATGTCATTTAGTAACACGATCATAGCATCAAAAGTGCTTCTAATCCTTCTCTAGTTGATGAAAAGCACTTTTTATCCTTCATTAACAGTGGTTCGTTTGGAATGGATTGTGATCTCGATCAAGTGCAAATTCAGACATATAATATGATGGAATGAGCTTGGAAACCAGGCTTGTTCCTGTCGTGTTCTTTGTATAACAAAATACAGTTCAACGATGGTCGTTTATGAACATCGAACGGCAtcaaaagaaaccaaaactGCAGAAGAGTGCCATTACGTAGGAATAACATAAGGTTTAGGTAAAACTATACGTTCGCTTAGCGGATTCCAGTGTGTTGAGTAATAGCATAGCAACCGTCATCGGTCCGACTCCACCGGGCACTGGCGTAATAGCAGATGCCACCCTTGATGCCTCTTCGTAGCAAACGTCTCCTGTTAGTCGGTACCCATGCTCACTGCTAGGATCCTGGCAATCCAGGGCAATGCAGAGTTATACtgtgaaataatatttttgaagaaagCTGTAACAAAGatcaaaatttcttaaaaaataactacAAATTCTGAAAAAtgagttgaaatttgaataatcaACTAATTGATACATTATTCTATCCTTAAAAATCAGGCCCGGGGCTAAACGAATTAGATAGGACTTGAAACTAATCATCGAACAATAATTCGAACAGATCATTGTACTTCGATTGTTGAAATCCATTGTTAGTAAAAGAAAACTGTTCTGTTTGTTATGATTAGTTGTGATTTCAATTAAACATTCagtttctttattaaaaagttcACACAAAGAATTCATATGTTAGGAcacatggtacatggaagtgatGAATTTGTGTAAATAAATTCAGGTTAAATTTTGCAAATAAGCATCAAGAAACAAGTCCACATGTCCAAatgtattaataaaacattaattattagcattttttaaaaaataaataaataaacctaactgagaattttaaaagatcaaataagtttttttctttttttttttcagttcgAGTAGGTGGATTCGAACCTCTCCGTCTATCTTTTTGGTCAAAAATATATGCCTAAATCAGTTCGACTAAGTAAAAATTATCTAAACCATTATAAGCACTTTCTAATTCTAATTCAATTCAAGGAGGTATTATAAAGCTATAtactttataattaattacctCAACTGGATTTGTCCCCACGTCAATAACCACTGCACCAGGTTTTAGCCAACTACCACGAACCAGATTAGGGACTCCAGCAGCAGCAACCACTATATCCGCTTCACGAGTAATCTGTTCAGGATTCCTAGTAAATGCATGCACAATACTGACAGTGGCATGGTGCCTCTGCAAGAAACCAAAACAGAGGATATTTCAGTACTAACATAATTCTAGAACACTAGTGACAATAGTGTGTTTTGGACATAAAAGTGAatgtatatacatacatacctGCAACAGCAAGGACGTGGGTAATCCAACAATATTACTTCTTCCAATCACCACGGCCCTCTTCCCGGAGATTTCTACACCGGATCTGATCAACAGCTCAATGCAGCCTTTGGGAGTGCAGGGTAAGAAAAGTGGTTCCCTACCTCTCATAGCAAGGTTCCCCATGTTAAGTGGATGAAAGCCGTCAACGTCTTTTTCTAGGCGCACAGAGCTTAGAATTTTCCCCTCATCCAAATGCTGTTCCGAAATATCAAATTGTCAATCTCTATATTCCTTAAAATCCAATGAGTTCTAAATTCGTGTTAATAGCAAAACATGTCATCTACAGCAACTAACATGTCAGGCGATTCGCAAAACATTTATGTCTTGCAAGAAAAGAACCATCCCATGCCAAATCTAAGCTACTATGGCTATGCAGACAGTGAGGAGATGATAATGGATGAATAATGCTTCCCCAGAAACCAGAAACCAAGAAAGATGAACATCACGATCATGTTAATGTATTTAGATTGAAATGTGCAAAATTAAATGTAGTCATGGTCCAGTTTTAGAAATTACTTGAGGTAGAGGAAGCTGCACAAGTATACCATGAATAGATGGATCTTCATGAAAATGTGACAAAACATTAAGAACTTGATCTTCAGTACAATTGTCGGGCAAAGAAGAAACCTCTGACTTGATTCCAGCTTCTTCACATGCAGCTATTTTGTTGCGAACATAAGTCTGTGAATCCCTTCTTTCGCCAACCATGATTACAGCCAAGCCAGGAACCTTTCCCATAGAGTTCTTCATCCTCCTCACCTCACTAGTTATTCCTGATGTAATTTCATCAGCGATCACCCTACCATCAATTACTGTTGTACTCTGCGGGTCATCTGCTAGTAACATTGGATCAACAGACACCAAGCACACCCCGATAAGAAATTGTTCaatgataaacataataatataataaaccTGTATGGTGACACCACCTGGGTTTGAACTGGGGTAAAGGAGATGACAAGCAAGGAGGGTTGCAGAGAAAAGGTGACATACCATACGATGTAGCAGTGGAAGAATAATCAAGACAGCTTGAACTATTCCAAATATCAGGAAAATCAATGGATATGAGAGGTGGAGACAATAAAATCTGCCGGGCATCTGTTgtgattcttcttttcatagCTGCAGATGTAAGTAGGACTCTCCTGCTCAGACTCTTGTACAATAACGCCATGTGTACACAGTGATCACTGTCACAATTGAAGATAGTTAGCATTAAGGTTGTTagttatatacatatattagCTGATGAGTAAAACAACTAGCAAGGTTAAGATAATTTCCAAATAAAGATTTCACAGAAGAATTTCTATCAAGAACACAAATATAACTcatccaaattttgatttatgagatcatctttcttcttccattgtCTATCTTTGCATTTATCTCATGCGATCTTCAAGTAGGTCTCGTCTCAGCTTCTCCAATGGCACCCCCAAGCATCAATTCATTAGTAAACCAAATTGCAGTTATAGCTaacatattttcattaatatgaCAAGTAAATATTAAACCCAATAGCATAAACTTGTCAAGTACATTGGAAAGGCTGTCACGAGAGTAGATTCAGTTGGTTTCCACCAAGAACTTATAATGGCCTTCATAAGTCTAAGCAACTTCCTTCAGCTGTGGCCTGATTTTATGATAGCTTGATTTTAGATCCAATttcgaaaaacaaaatagcACCATATGTTTACATCTAAAAGTGGATCTATTATTGGGATAGGAAATGTATTTAAGTGGGGTTTCTCGATTGAGCACTCAATAATctatttaaaatcttgagcTGCCAACTTCTTTTTAACAAATAGGCTGGGCTAGCACAACTGCTACAAATGCAAATCCTCCCCAATTTCAACATCATATTATGGCTCTCTACTAATTGGATTGCCTCTGTTTCATCTAACTGGCCCAACGAATTGAGCACCCACAACAACATTTGTCTCCATTTTCAAAGCTTCTCTCAAGCCAAGTATATTTGACAATAGCCCAACCAACATTCTGACTTACTATATGTACTCCAGCACACTTCCCTCTAGATAGACtgagaaataattttacataCATCAGTCCTTCCCGTGTCACCATTTATACATCCAACTAAACCATCCCAATTCCTCTCTTGCCATAAACTACACTACAGTTATATAACTAACCATCTTGACATGCCAAATATCCCGTGCTTCCTCCTTGCATGCTAAAACTTTTTTGGAGGCTTACTGAAGTTTCCAAATAAGTTTTTAATGTAAACATGAAGTTCAAAGTTGATGAATTTGATAAAAGATATGAGATAAGAATCGgcagaaaaatataatattaaattttctccaacaaaatttatcaaaacTTATGGACTGTATTTCCAGTAAACTTTTGTCCTTGCAATCCCAATGGACACTGTCAGAAATCCTGTCTCGTTGTGAATAGAGTTAACTATTGTATTAACacgagtaaagaaaaaaaaaagtttctccATGGGAATCCAAAAGAGGAAGTATGTATGGCCCCTCTTCTGGGGCTGAAAGATCAATCTGCAAAAACAAAAGTGTCTGTGGAAGTCTCTCTTTAATTAGAAACTTCAAGATCACAGTTAGAACAGTATACTGAATCCATCAGGAAAATGGAGGACAGAAAATTTAAGATAGATCATCAGTGGTTTTGGTTCTACACACACGTCTATTAGAACATGATGTTCTACACACAAAGAAAGGG
This sequence is a window from Cucurbita pepo subsp. pepo cultivar mu-cu-16 chromosome LG19, ASM280686v2, whole genome shotgun sequence. Protein-coding genes within it:
- the LOC111781339 gene encoding bifunctional protein FolD 1, mitochondrial-like — its product is MALLYKSLSRRVLLTSAAMKRRITTDARQILLSPPLISIDFPDIWNSSSCLDYSSTATSYDDPQSTTVIDGRVIADEITSGITSEVRRMKNSMGKVPGLAVIMVGERRDSQTYVRNKIAACEEAGIKSEVSSLPDNCTEDQVLNVLSHFHEDPSIHGILVQLPLPQHLDEGKILSSVRLEKDVDGFHPLNMGNLAMRGREPLFLPCTPKGCIELLIRSGVEISGKRAVVIGRSNIVGLPTSLLLQRHHATVSIVHAFTRNPEQITREADIVVAAAGVPNLVRGSWLKPGAVVIDVGTNPVEDPSSEHGYRLTGDVCYEEASRVASAITPVPGGVGPMTVAMLLLNTLESAKRTYSFT